Genomic segment of Populus trichocarpa isolate Nisqually-1 chromosome 12, P.trichocarpa_v4.1, whole genome shotgun sequence:
cagaatcaagaatccaatcatcaattggactttgtacagcaagaatcaaagcgTCTTGCACCTCATCTGTGGTAGCGTTTGCAGAGtcagcttcaggttttttcggttttatgcaattcctcatgaaatgaccaggtttgccacaattccaacattcaacctgctttctgggtccgaacttgcttttacttctgTATCTTGATTTGGATCTACCTCTGGATAAGCCTCTATCCtgtctcctccctcgagtgttAATGTTGAGAGCTGATCCTGAACTTGAACTTTCACCTGAGTCTTTCCTTCGCACTTCTTCAGCTAAAATTAAGTCTCGAATGTCATCATAtttcagtttggattttccagctgagttgctcacggctgtcctcataccttcccaactgcttggaagtgaagcCAGCAAAATGAGTGCACggatctcatcatcaaactcaatctcaacagatgaCAATTGATTTGTGATGGTATTGAAGTTGTTGAGATGTTGTGTCACAGAGGTGCTTTCTGTCATCTTCAAGTTGAACAACTTCTTCATCAGGTGCACTTTGTTATTTGCTGAGggcttctcatacatcccagacaaAGCTTCCATTAGTCTTGCAGTGGATCTTTCTTTTGTAACATTGTGAGCTACTCTTCTCGACAAGGATAGCCGGATAATGCCCAAAACCTGTCTATCAAGAATTTGCCAATCTTCTTCTGGCATATTTTCTGGTTTGCTCCCCAACAGAGGAACatgaagtttcttcccatataAATAGTcttcaatttgcattttccaatatccaaaatatgttccatcaaatttttcaattccagctgcttttatttcatctgccatttttACTACTTCTCCAATTCGAATTTCccaaatctgaccttacagATGTGTCCGGAACAGCCGAAAACCTTGGAAATGACACTGAGATCACCCCAATCGGACTTCGGATGGCTCAGATTTTAGCAATCAAAGTTTTGGATTAACGGACGGTGCAGATGCAGCCGCGTGTCAGCCAAAGTACCGCCTGCGTCGCACCGGATCAAAACCTAAGTAGCGGTTctgatgaagccacgtgtcagcCGATTAGGTCCTGCGTCACACCGTATCAAAACTCAGTAACGGTTctgatgaagccacgtgtcagcAGATTATGGCCTGAGTCGCACTGGATCAATACTCAAGAGTGGTCCTGATTTAACCACGTGTCAACTGATTGGATCCTGCGTCGTACTGGATCAAAACCCCTCAACGGTGATGATGTAGCCACGTGTCAGAATATCAGATTCTGCGACACACCGGAATAAAACTCAGTATGATGACGTGTCAGGTGACGTGGCAGTTGACGTGGCAGTTGACGCGGGCGCTGACCGTACGGATTTGCTGACGTGGCGGGTCAGCCCGACCCGTTTTGCAGAAACCGGGCGAAGATGGAGCGTGGCGCGCGTACGGCGCGTTGGTGCGCGTGGGCAGTCTGGACGTCAGCGCGTGTGGGAGCGTGTGGGCATGCAGGACGTCGGTTCTTCGCCGGGTTTTCAACAGTGGATTCGTCCGGTTGTCCTCTATACGATGGTATGTTCAAAAACACGTTttgagaactttgatttttgagtttggatcaaacaccctctttgtcaagaacaagctctgataccagttgttgggaaattccagaactcaaacacacacaaatttacgtggttcggcaacttgcctactccacggagctactgtcTTGTATTAATCACTcaaagaaacaatacaaacaaaggaggaggagaaaactcTTCTCGACTCAACTCCACTCACACAAGCTCTCTCTGCTGTTCTCACTTCTCTTCtgttctctctgtgtttttttacacTCACACACGCAGCTCTTCACTGAGCTTATATGTATACAAGATGGGAGTAAAGGGGCATAAATCATGCCTTGATTTATGCCCACTGTTTGTGTCCTCCACCATGTgccaagtgggagattaggtattcccacttgcatatggtgggacattgtttgtctccactaACTAACACATTGAACACCCTATAAGCCCAATAGAcaggtaagacaccgcgggggtgacagacgtGCACGCTGAGACTTGAACCTAGGATGCAGAGACAGGAAAACCCTGCCAAAATCGCTGAGTCACGAGCCTCGGTGCACTTCAtcatatctttaaaaataaatctggaTGATTTTATGcctttaaaattaatacaaacGACTTGACCTctaacaattcaaatattttatcacGATGATGTATaacatattataaattatttcaaaataacaattcaatatgtaagaaaattaataatagttAGGGTAAATTACAATTAGCTTGCCAAAGCTACGTTAtttttaatgggaaaaaaaagttCTTCAATGAGTTATATAAGAACAAAATCTGGTTTGATTGACTCCACCCAACAATTCAATGGACCATAGGCCATGTAATTCTTCATGTTTTAACTCGGAAgctttttgtatataaaattaatatcataatatataatgagagagaaattaaagagagaacACAGCTCGTAAGAACTTAAAGAACACGCTGGAAAAGTTGAGGGGTAACACGAGGGTGCACGGGAGACAAAACTAGCATATAGTTGAAATAAAACACGATAAGTGGATCAAACAGGCAAGAAAGGGCTTGATAAATATGAAAACTACGATTCGAAACTGgtgcaaaaaaaaagtttaaaaaatatatatagagggCCAATgtccagaaaagaaaaggagcaaatttaaaattaatagagctaaattagattttataaagaaaacttAAGAGGAAAATTGGCcccaaaaccaataaaattatatagtttCTCAGTCTATTAGAAAGATTAGAGTTCTGATTGCAGTGActggcaaaaaacaaaaacctcttTTCACAAGATTTAAGTTATGGGCTGCCAAAAGAAGCAGGAGTCAATTATTATACCCTGACTGCtgtacataattttaaaattttaaataatttttatgatgaattatatatttatatataggtcTCTTTGTCTTTTCTGTCGCTGAATTTTtcgaaaattttatttttttattgctttaaattaaagaaatggtattttattaaaaaaaaatattttaatatatttaagaattttCTCAGCAAGGCAGcaacaaaatgaattttatgaTAAGTTTTTGGGAGATCGgggcaaagaaaaagaaaaagaaaaagaaaaagaaaaagaattacagGGCATTTCTTTTTGCAATCACTTCATTGAAATTCATCACTTGAGGCTAATTAAGGTGTTACAGCGCCTTGCCTCGCCTAATTAACATCTATAATCCTTCTCTATAGAGTTTAAAGATTATAAAAACGAAGAaacattgaaataaataaaatccttaTCTATATCTTGGGCATAAAAGTTGGAGTGTGAAGGATGGACTCATTATTTAGTGAAATGGCTGACGCCATATGGGATCAATGCCCACAAGTGGCTCTTCAATGATTGGTTTGGGAGCTTTGAACAGATCCCCTTCGCCTCCCAGATCATATTCTGAGATAGTGGTCTGAAGTAGGTTGCTCTATGTTAGACAGAATAGCCACCAACAAACAAGATGACATAAGAAAATTAGGTaaccaattattttatccttagtcCTAAGGGATTCTTAAATAGGTTGGAAATGAAGTCTTGTTATATGTTATAACTCAATCCGGTAAAAGTGCTGATTTGTGAACACATGTATACAGCAGTAAATAAACATGCACAAGTACGTACATGGATGTAGGAGGTgtaaatatacattttttaggaaaatctACAGATTTTAAAAGCATGCTAAAGTGATAAATCACTATATTAATCCCCGAAACTCATCTAATGATAAacaatttaaagtgtttttctttgttacttTGTAGTTAGTATCTTTGAGTGCTTAGTTTTTCTGCCTTCGTATCAGGACTTTCCTGTTTCAGTTGCTTTTAGTTTAAATGGATGTTTcattaatgaagaagaaaccATCTAATCATGGCCTTTCAGTAGAGTTGAATGTGTTCATTTTCGCGAATGAACCATTCATTGTGTCAAGATCCAACAAATCCAATAATTAGGGTTCTAGAATTCCTCCAAAGAAAGGGCAGGAGAAGAGACCTCACTGTAGCCTGTTAAGACCGAATTTTCAAGACAGATGAAGTGATTTCTTTATGAGAAGAACACTTCACAGCTCAACTCAAGAAAAGATTCTTTAAATGGCTAAGCACCTATGACTCAAAAGATCACTAGCTTATTTGCATAAATACCAAACATTTTTAGCAAAAGCAAAGATCTAATGAAACTCTTTCaaggttaattttcttttcacctCCTTTATACGAGTTTAGCTTCAACAtccaagagaaagagaaagacagccaaaaaaccaataaaatagaGGTGGAGAATACTCTCTTTTCAACTagatttataaaagttttttttttaatttgtcatatattgttttttctaattcaacccttattttttttatttttcattttcacccatagctcttttattaaaattttattggttttcaactttatccttcaatcaaagtttatgttttatttttttcaatttagcccacatttagttgatattttttcttttgttaaagtttttttcttttcaatttaacccttaatttaCATAcacttaatattttgatatttttagttattattaataatttttatttatttatttatttatttacatagataATTATTAGATGTTTagatacattttttaatttaaacttataatttttttatataaaaaatatatgaaaacttaagtttttttttttaaaaaaaaaaaaaaaacttacgaCCCGCTGCAGCGAAACGCGGATAATTGTAATCCTTGAAAATGAAGAAGTTCAATGGTTTGAATGAGACGATAGAAAAGTAGTGGTTGTTTAATCACGCCCGCGTGCGCACTAATTTTGACGTGGAAAACCGACCGTAATCACTCGCGGTGAGCTAATGAAGTCAGAAGGGTGTTTTAGATACGATGCCATGCTAACCTTTTCTATGCTGCTGTGCTTAATGACTCGTGTTTTGCTCACTGATTGGCCTGTCATGCACACTTGCTTCGTGAgctttttctttcatcttctgTCCCATGTTGTAGTAATTGTATTTTCTAAGTTAGCGTAAAGTAGCTTGCCCATCTTCGAATGTTTCCACTTGGATTTCGTCCAAGCAATTTAATGGATTTAAGCAATCTGTGGACTCTGCGTAGTAATTACAATGGCCTATAGCTTAGGTGTTTAGGAGAGAGACTATGTTATTCCACTACACCACTAAACagttttatctattaaatttgattctcattcttttacttattacttattttatttaaaataatttataaaattttaattattattattttaatttcttcatctttcaagtttttattttttatttgatctctattgttttgattattatttattttatctgagataatttatgaaattatatttgttttcaatttcattctcattcaactttttaatttgtaaaatttgttcctcattattttaataaacttgaaaaaattccaaaataaaacattaataagttattttccaactcgaaagtattttccaacttatttttcattacactaccaaacatcgaaaaatactttcccggaattcactttccctagaattcactttctaaaaaaaaattactagccaaattcacaaataaaattgaatccATACACATATCATTCTTAAATCACCAATTGAATCCATTAATCCCTACAAGTTGGGATCAACAACATATAtagataacaaaaacaataagaaattaaaagaaaaatgaccaaattgaaattattatttttattatcattattgaaaaaacaaaaacgataaacttgaattgaatgataaaattgaattgaatgataaaattgaaaggcataaattttgacaaaagagcaaaggaaaaataaagtaGGACCAAATcgagaaaaattatatatacaaattaaaattgaaaacaaataaaactttaatgtgAACAAAACAAGAACTGTAGTGCAGCTGAGATTCAAACAAAGAACTGTAGTGCAGCTGAGATTCAAACAAAGAGTTCAGTTATCAAAACAACAAAGCTTGCAGCAACACTTTGCACATATGCTCTGCCCTTAGGCCTTTCATGTGAACaaaatctttcatttcaattatatatccaaaatataaaatataaaataaatagcaaaacATCCTCGAGGATAAGAAGAACATTAGAAGAACATTTGCACTCATCACAACCCTTCTTAACTGACGTAGAATTTTACTGAATAAAATCATcatataaaaattctaattcaaaattttattaaagaatatttttcttttcaaatggtctactaaaatataaactaaacaaCTATAGTTATACCACTTCTAGGTCatccttgaaaagaaaaaagtcctaataaataattatatagttattatagagatttctaaactaaatagaaaaaaaaaattataaaacataatatataattttataaaataaataaaaataaccaaggaaaaataattttccttaaAACCTCCTACATCAGCGTCATCAAGTTGAAAAAGCTCACCCTCCATTGTCTAGATCTGTTGGAtgcctaataaaaaaaatacaattctatttattttgttgagacTCAACCTTTAACTTATCAATAAGAACATTATTGATGACATCATCAATCCCATTACTCTTATTGTTTATTATGCTATCATAATCACcattaaaataaacatcataaatTATTGGAGAACATCAATCCACATCTATCTCATTATAAATAGGATCACCAAAATCTTCATTATTGGTCCAATTCCAAATATCAGAATAAAGACCAAAAGCAACAACCAGAGATCAAAATCCATTATAAGAAATCCCATGATTTGAACCTATCAGTATAGTATACCTCTGCTCTCGCCTCTAAAATAGTTTTCAAAGCTGACCATGGATCTGTGATTACTCTTCACATGATCCCTCAGGTTCATCACTTCCACTAATTGATGGGTTAATTTTACAATCTATCTCTACATATCTTTTATCACCAGTTCTTGAATGCCTTTCCCTAGGGGAAACCTCCTCATCCCTACAACACAAGCACTTCTTGTTTTGCGTCATCTTCCAGCCATGATTATTTCAACACACAACACAAACCACTACAAATCATTGGGTTTTAATACCAACATGGACAAAAACGACATAAGAAAAACAGCAAACACAAGCAACATAGAATGCTCTACCAAATAAGATCACCACGCAAAAACcctatttcaaaattttaatactGTATATTTTCTCTTTGAGTGATCTGCTGAAATACAAGCTAAACAACTATATTTATACTAGTTCGAGGTCTAccttaaagaggaaaaaagatcctaataaataattatgaagttATTATACAAAATTCAGCCATGATTATTTCAACACACAACACAAAATGCACGCCAGGAATCGTTGGACTTTGATACCAACCAATgacaaaaatgacaaaaaaaacagcAAACACAATCAACACAAAATTCTACCAAATAAGATCACCACACAAAAAtcctaattcaaaattttaatactaAATATTTTCTCTGAGTAGTTTGCtgaaatacaaattaaacaACCATATTTATACCAAATCTTGGTCTAccttaaagacaaaaaaaaactaataaataattataaagttattataattataaagattcctatacttaattaaataatacaaaattattaaacataatatttaatttcctaaactaaatagaaaaaaaaattattaaagaaaataattttccttATAACCTCCTACATCACTATGATTATGCTCTTATGCTCCTGCAGTTGTAGGCATTGCATAACAAGAAACTACAAATTTTCAACCACAAGATTCCCTGAAATAGGCACATTAGTCATTCATTACTTATAATTCTCGCAATAACAGCATCAACATACCATCAATCTAAGTCATCACCATCCTCATCAGTTTCACTCCATTtatcttcaaaatcaaaatcaaattctttGTCCTCAAAACCATTTGTAGGAGATTCTAGATTAAGTTGTTCTATCAACTTCTCATCCGGGATCCCTGCCAGCTTCCTCTTTATAATTGCTTCGAAAATCAATGGTAGTGACTCATCTTCACCTTCGTAGTACTTCTCCACCAGCCTTTTTATCTCTGCAACCCATATAATCTCACACTTCAGTTTTTGACAACATGACTTTCAATCCACAAACCCAAAACAAATGGCCATGCATTCCATTCTCAAAAGGTCACAAATTTGCAACATTGAACACACAAAAGAGTCattctttttcaaaatcatcGATGAAAATTGAACTGAAAATGCAAAAACACAAGATTACAAAGCTAACAAAATTCAGCCTAAAAGTctaatctttatattttgaaactaaaacaaGGAGATATTTTCATGCACATACAATTACAGTccaaatttttttccttctccagCATTTTTCcacaaaaaccaaaacccattttcaattttaccctacCTTGAGTGCTGAGCTCATCAGCATCTTCAATGGAGCCATTCGACTTCTGGGTCTGGGTAAATATTGCTTCACAGGATGAGTCAGACTCAGAAGAGTAGAACCTGCTGAGTCTAGAACGAGTGGGGACAGTGAGTTGAGCAAGTGATGggctagggttagggtttaatCTGGGAGGAGATAGAAGGAGCTTTCGAGTGCAGACAGAGAGATTTGTCAGTAGAGCTCTCTTCATGGTGGGTATTTTGGAGCCAAAATAAATTAGGGCTTTCAGGCAAATTTAGgggtttttgaaaatatatgacTCTAGTATTGTGGATCTTAAATCTTGGGCTAGCTTCAATTTCGAAAATTTGGGTCCTATACTTCACAAAGCTACGTGAGAACTAGGCATGAAAGCCCAGCCTCGCACAAATAACATtatatccttttcttctctgttttttttttttttcattgcatttTTCAACCGAGTATGTGCATGTatcaaaacttcatttaatctttcttttctaCTAATGGTGAAAGCATTACCGGGTCTTAAATAAATTACCAATACTTTGACAATTACGTttataaagaatattttgatataaaattaaaaagagaaatatagGGCAAATAAAGTGTTACAGTTCATCAATCAAGAAGGGATAATGCAGAATAGGATAGCTAATATTGGAAGCAGCTTCTTAGAGTTGGCTGGAGTTGGGAAGCTTGCTTAACAGGTGATAagtgcatgtttgtttttgtgcctcaaatggtgttttttaaaagtttgagtttttttaaaaaattaatttttttatatttttggattgttttgatatatttgttgttaaaaataaatttttaaaaataaaagatattattttaatgtattttcaagtaaaaaatactttaaaaaacaactattaccataatatcaaataaacactAAATTTATAAGGATCAGTTAAAGCAATTCAACGAGTTAGCTTAAATTGTTAGTTAGTGGGAGGTTACTTGTATATAAATAACATAATGTACATTGAGTAAGATTAACGTTAACttttaatctttatttcttcttctctacTCTTTGCTTctctcaaaattaaatatcaacaaaattatcattaattcttttgataatataaatttatttttatcaaagaattaCAAGAATTGTaaactattataatataaaCTGGCGGATTCACCAACAAAACTTGTGTGTCAATGATTCTATCAATCAATCTATTGGTGATACACGATCTATTATCGGTAGTTAGTCCATCGATGATCTATTAGTGATCCATcagtaatatattttaatgtattggcCAACAGAAAAATGATcaacacctatttttttttgtgaatattcTGTTGGTGTTTTCATCGACATTTAAATTACCGACTAAATTATCAATGGACATGAAATACCTGATGAGACTAGTAGATgccaaaaaatatttcattggtgATAATAAATTTTCTGGTTGTGCAAATGGAATTTCTTGTACTATCTACTTGATTTTGAAATAGTAAATCTTTTCCTTGATTGAGGTATAAGTTGTGGATTATATTAGATTATTTATCTATGTTATGTACGTTGTAGatcaaatctaaatttttaaaactttaaaaaaaatttatatgcatTACCAGCATGttttcatgaagaaaaaaataaattgtatatgAACTGACTCAATATAATCAATCGATTTGATAAGTCTAAAGATAACCAAGACAacttgagaaaaacataacttgacaaaaaaaaaatttaagatgatattttaaaaaaacatatcaagacgacaacatattgaatcaatttagaaacaatcaacctaatgttgaagaattaaattgaaaaaaaaattaaaaatgattaaaacaaatatgagtCAATTCAGATTAACCTAGTAAACTTTGATAATGACAACCTAGTAAACATAGTAAAATCGATTTGACAAGTCTAAAGACAACTTAGACAACTGGATAAAAACATAActtgactaaaaaaattttcaagatgatatttttaaaaaacatttcaagacgacaacatattgaatcaatttagaaacaatcaacccaatgttgaagaattaaattgaaaaaaaaaattaaaaaatgataaataaataaaagacatgAGTCAATTCAGATTAACCTAGTAAACTTTGATAATGAAATTggaataacctaatagaaaataaatcaaaataacttaTCAAGCTTATTTCCTAACCAAcccaaggatgaaattgaaaaaaaaacaattaagaaaatgacaaaaaaaacccgagtcaaccgGGGTTAATGTACCAAACCCTTAACTTAAGTCATGAAgctgagataacctcatagtaaacaaatcaaaataaattgtgaaatttaattctcaatcaacccaaatattgaaggatgaaattgaaaaaatcatttacaaaaaagaaaccaataaaaat
This window contains:
- the LOC7486720 gene encoding uncharacterized protein LOC7486720 gives rise to the protein MKRALLTNLSVCTRKLLLSPPRLNPNPSPSLAQLTVPTRSRLSRFYSSESDSSCEAIFTQTQKSNGSIEDADELSTQEIKRLVEKYYEGEDESLPLIFEAIIKRKLAGIPDEKLIEQLNLESPTNGFEDKEFDFDFEDKWSETDEDGDDLD